Proteins encoded together in one Dasypus novemcinctus isolate mDasNov1 chromosome 9, mDasNov1.1.hap2, whole genome shotgun sequence window:
- the LOC101425134 gene encoding zinc finger protein 684: MGSVTFQNVAVDFTLEEWQLLDCAQRQLYCDVMLENLRNLISVGCPVTKTKVIFRVEQGQEPWMVEGENPCWSYPEVVCLLDDELERQWGSRDNFLNPNVFTFKETLTKEKVQNYNLNIDLISSRKKQHEYDSNGNSLEPNLDLFHYNKSYTGENSYECSDYGKAFKNKCYLIRHKKQHSREKHFECNGCGKAYSRKEHLITHQQIHNGERPFVCSDCGKAYSRKAHLVTHQKIHNGEKPFVCNDCGKAFTHKGQLVVHRRLHTGEKPYECSQCGKTFTWHSSFNQHVKSHSLENLFECKECGKTFRYNSSLYKHYRFHTGEKPYRCRKCGKAFANSSVLVMHQRIHTGERPHGCTECGKAFIKKSHLLKHCLIHTAEHQHECKICGKFFHRKPNLIFHQRSHKKKEDL; encoded by the exons GGATCAGTGACTTTCCAGAATGTGGCTGTGGACTTCACCCTGGAGGAGTGGCAGCTGCTTGATTGTGCTCAGAGGCAACTGTATTGtgatgtgatgctggagaaccTGAGGAACCTAATCTCAGTGG GATGTCCAGTTACTAAAACTAAAGTGATCTTCAGGGTGGAGCAAGGACAAGAGCCATGGATGGTGGAGGGGGAGAACCCATGTTGGAGCTATCCAG AAGTTGTCTGCTTACTTGATGATGAGCTAGAGAGACAATGGGGAAGCAGAGATAATTTTTTGAACCCAAATGTGTTCACCTTCAAGGAAACACTGACTAAGGAGAAAGTCCAAAATTATAATCTGAATATAGACCTTATTtcttcaagaaaaaaacaacatgaaTATGACTCAAATGGAAATAGTTTGGAACCTAATTTAGACTTATTCCATTATAATAAAAGTTACACTGGAGAAAACTCTTATGAATGCAGTGACTATGGGAAAGCCTTCAAAAATAAATGTTATCTAATTAGACATAAAAAACAACATTCAAGGGAAAAACACTTTGAGTGCAATGGATGTGGGAAAGCCTATAGTAGAAAGGAACACCTTATAACTCATCAACAAATTCATAATGGAGAGAGACCCTTTGTGTGCAGTGATTGTGGGAAAGCCTATAGCAGGAAGGCACACCTTGTAACTCATCAAAAAATTCATAATGGGGAGAAACCCTTTGTGTGCAATGATTGTGGTAAAGCTTTTACGCATAAAGGACAACTTGTGGTCCACCGGAGacttcacactggagagaaaccttatgaatgcaGTCAGTGTGGGAAGACATTCACTTGGCACTCCTCCTTTAATCAACATGTCAAGTCTCATTCACTTGAGAACTTAtttgaatgtaaggaatgtgggaaaaccttcaggTATAATTCATCCCTTTATAAGCATTATAGATTTCATACAGGAGAAAAACCGTACAGGTGTAGAAAATGTGGCAAAGCCTTTGCAAACTCATCAGTACTTGTTAtgcatcagagaattcatacaggAGAGAGACCCCATGGATGTACTGAATGTGGCAAAGCCTTCATCAAGAAGTCTCATCTCCTTAAACATTGCTTAATTCATACAGCTGAGCATCAACATGAATGTAAAATATGTGGGAAATTTTTTCACCGGAAGCCAAACCTTATTTTTCATCAAAGAAGtcataaaaaaaaggaagacttaTGA